One window of the Janthinobacterium sp. PAMC25594 genome contains the following:
- a CDS encoding Eco29kI family restriction endonuclease, which yields MATSKKVVPPLETMLAELQDLASRIANVDAGTDARSVKKIRLELEKAVSEIKATTERLDPVWRPESIFDPSDPNTAGRVVALTMVAQERHSLAAIPEFYGAGVYAIYYGGDFLPYLPLKDKDHPIYVGKADPDRQGAKDAVTQGTKLSARLNEHARSIRKATTTLKIEDFECRFLIVQSGYQKSAEDYLINFFKPIWNSETKICFGLGKHGDSSDTRVNKRSPWDTLHPGREWADRTFENQKSPEVINEQIAGHFAIHMPYTDVHQIFERIMADMRQINRERFFTPTKDGVLFDQVAAEVTSPPGK from the coding sequence ATGGCCACAAGTAAAAAAGTCGTTCCACCTCTCGAAACTATGCTTGCTGAATTGCAAGATTTAGCCAGTCGAATAGCCAATGTTGACGCAGGTACTGATGCTCGTAGCGTCAAAAAAATCCGTTTGGAACTAGAAAAGGCTGTGTCTGAGATCAAGGCGACCACAGAAAGGTTGGACCCCGTTTGGCGCCCCGAATCGATTTTTGATCCTTCCGATCCCAATACTGCTGGCAGAGTAGTGGCCTTGACCATGGTTGCGCAGGAAAGGCATTCGTTAGCGGCGATCCCTGAGTTTTACGGCGCCGGGGTGTATGCGATCTATTATGGGGGTGATTTTTTGCCATACTTGCCGCTTAAAGACAAGGATCATCCTATCTATGTCGGGAAAGCTGACCCTGACCGACAAGGCGCCAAGGATGCTGTAACTCAAGGAACAAAGTTGTCGGCACGACTCAATGAACATGCTCGTAGTATTCGAAAAGCTACCACGACGCTGAAGATTGAAGATTTTGAATGCCGCTTTTTGATTGTGCAAAGTGGATATCAAAAGTCGGCCGAAGATTATTTGATCAACTTTTTTAAGCCTATCTGGAACTCGGAAACAAAGATTTGTTTTGGTCTTGGGAAGCACGGTGACAGTTCTGATACACGTGTCAACAAACGATCACCCTGGGACACCCTTCATCCAGGACGAGAATGGGCGGATAGAACTTTTGAAAACCAGAAATCACCTGAGGTGATCAATGAGCAAATTGCTGGTCACTTTGCAATCCATATGCCCTACACGGATGTCCATCAGATTTTCGAACGTATCATGGCCGATATGCGTCAGATTAACCGGGAGCGTTTTTTTACTCCCACAAAAGATGGTGTTTTGTTCGATCAGGTAGCGGCCGAGGTCACTTCCCCTCCAGGAAAGTAG
- a CDS encoding IS5 family transposase (programmed frameshift) produces MAKALLPDDLWVLIQPLLPAHRPSPKGGRPRIDDRAALTGILFVLKTGLPWEYLPRELGCGSGMSCWRRLHTWQQTGTWQRIHDAMLQHLREYDQIQWERASVDSASVPSPPRGQHTGPNPTDRDKLGCKHHLLVDQRGLPLVASISGAQVHDSRMLIPLLEAVPPVAGLAGRPRKRPAKLHADKAYASRAHRAWLRSRGIVPLIARYGIESRERLGKWRWVVERTLGWLHRFRRLRIRYERRADIHQAFLSLACILICWRYIQRFC; encoded by the exons ATGGCCAAAGCACTTCTTCCTGATGACCTGTGGGTGCTGATTCAGCCTTTGCTGCCAGCACATCGTCCCTCTCCCAAAGGCGGGCGTCCTCGCATTGACGACCGTGCCGCCTTGACCGGCATCCTGTTCGTCCTCAAGACCGGCTTGCCTTGGGAATATCTTCCCCGTGAACTCGGTTGCGGCAGCGGCATGAGTTGCTGGCGGCGTCTACATACCTGGCAACAAACCGGCACGTGGCAACGCATCCATGACGCCATGCTGCAGCACTTGCGGGAATACGACCAAATTCAGTGGGAACGCGCCAGTGTCGACTCGGCCAGCGTGCCATCCCCCCCTCGG GGACAGCATACCGGCCCCAATCCCACCGACCGTGACAAGCTCGGATGCAAGCACCATCTGCTCGTCGATCAACGCGGTCTGCCTCTGGTGGCGAGCATATCGGGGGCTCAGGTACATGATTCCCGAATGCTCATTCCCCTGCTTGAAGCCGTCCCTCCAGTAGCAGGTCTTGCTGGCCGTCCACGCAAACGTCCTGCCAAACTGCATGCCGACAAGGCCTACGCTTCGCGTGCCCATCGGGCCTGGTTGCGCAGCCGTGGCATCGTTCCACTCATAGCCCGCTACGGCATTGAGTCGCGCGAACGCCTGGGTAAATGGCGATGGGTGGTCGAACGCACACTGGGATGGCTGCACCGCTTTCGCCGATTACGTATCCGCTACGAGCGCCGTGCCGATATCCATCAGGCATTCCTCTCGCTTGCCTGCATACTCATCTGCTGGAGATACATTCAGAGGTTTTGTTAG
- a CDS encoding DNA cytosine methyltransferase, whose protein sequence is MTMYNTPALLVPSDTLVTSTRIIESIELFAGAGGLALGFSSNDVQHRAVVEWNSHACNTLRNNKLQQVEPISHWPDVTEGDVRDFNYKNHNNIDLITGGPPCQPFSMGGKHGGFLDERDMFPQAIRAVREARPRAFTFENVQGLKRAAFADYFNYILLQLEFPSQIAKTKELWTDHLVRLQKYKAKGATSEYHVYHRLVNAANYGVPQKRMRIFFVGFRADVHKPWDFPAETHSSDALVLTKWANGSYWERHRVASKNRPPRPDGIDKKIQKILDADYGANMIAWQTVRDAISDLPDPEISSTKALGLVQAHRFQPGARAYAGHTGSSIDEPAKALKAGDHGVPGGENMLRRTDGSVRYFTVRESARIQTFPDNFIFEGTWSETMRQLGNAVPVKLAAVMARGVCALLRE, encoded by the coding sequence ATGACCATGTATAACACGCCCGCCCTCTTAGTCCCGTCAGACACATTAGTGACAAGCACTCGTATCATTGAGTCAATTGAGCTATTCGCAGGGGCGGGAGGGTTGGCGCTTGGTTTTTCCAGCAATGATGTTCAGCATCGCGCGGTTGTAGAATGGAACAGCCATGCGTGCAATACCTTGCGCAATAATAAGCTTCAGCAGGTGGAACCGATCAGTCATTGGCCCGATGTCACAGAGGGCGACGTACGTGATTTTAACTATAAAAATCATAACAATATCGATTTGATCACCGGAGGTCCACCTTGCCAACCTTTTTCCATGGGCGGAAAGCACGGTGGATTTCTCGACGAGAGAGATATGTTCCCACAAGCGATACGTGCTGTCCGAGAGGCCAGACCGCGCGCGTTCACCTTTGAAAATGTACAAGGCCTAAAACGTGCCGCATTCGCCGACTACTTCAACTACATCTTGCTGCAACTTGAGTTCCCCTCACAAATCGCCAAAACGAAAGAGCTGTGGACAGACCACTTGGTGAGGCTGCAAAAATACAAGGCCAAGGGAGCTACGAGCGAATATCATGTCTATCACCGTCTGGTCAATGCGGCCAATTATGGTGTACCACAAAAGCGCATGCGAATTTTCTTTGTTGGTTTCAGGGCTGATGTTCACAAGCCTTGGGACTTTCCAGCAGAGACACATAGCAGTGATGCGCTGGTGCTGACAAAATGGGCAAACGGAAGCTACTGGGAACGTCACCGCGTTGCGTCAAAAAACCGTCCGCCACGGCCCGATGGCATCGATAAAAAGATACAAAAAATATTGGATGCTGATTACGGTGCCAACATGATTGCCTGGCAAACCGTCAGAGACGCCATCTCCGACCTTCCCGATCCCGAGATATCCTCTACAAAGGCGTTAGGGTTAGTGCAAGCACATCGCTTTCAGCCAGGCGCAAGAGCTTATGCAGGACATACGGGAAGCTCAATTGATGAACCAGCAAAGGCGCTCAAAGCAGGTGATCATGGAGTACCTGGCGGTGAAAATATGCTACGCCGAACAGACGGCTCGGTTAGGTATTTTACTGTCAGAGAATCAGCACGCATTCAGACCTTTCCTGACAATTTTATATTTGAAGGCACATGGTCTGAGACCATGCGCCAGCTTGGCAATGCGGTTCCGGTGAAGTTGGCGGCAGTGATGGCGCGCGGAGTATGCGCACTTTTGCGAGAGTAA
- a CDS encoding very short patch repair endonuclease, with amino-acid sequence MARVKGKNTGPELMVRKMVFAAGYRYRIHVENLPGSPDLTFPGRKKVIFVHGCFWHRHEGCDLARMPKSRIDFWCSKLSGNKLRDARTVEALRGSGWDVMVVWECELRDPESVARAIQIFLGAPGQLALQNSRGESPGN; translated from the coding sequence ATGGCGCGGGTCAAGGGGAAAAACACTGGACCAGAGTTGATGGTTCGAAAGATGGTTTTTGCAGCAGGATATCGTTATCGGATCCATGTCGAAAATCTTCCGGGCTCCCCAGATTTGACGTTTCCTGGTAGGAAAAAAGTCATCTTCGTGCATGGATGTTTTTGGCATCGGCATGAGGGCTGTGATTTGGCTCGCATGCCTAAGTCACGTATTGATTTTTGGTGCTCAAAATTAAGTGGAAATAAGTTACGTGACGCACGAACAGTCGAGGCCTTACGTGGGTCCGGATGGGATGTCATGGTGGTGTGGGAGTGCGAGCTTCGTGATCCTGAGAGCGTAGCGAGAGCAATACAGATATTTCTCGGCGCACCTGGTCAGCTGGCATTGCAGAATTCCAGAGGTGAGTCTCCAGGCAACTGA
- a CDS encoding sugar ABC transporter substrate-binding protein, with translation MKIVTAIAWGGVMSAACLSMSAASAQSCSVPVLKVLAQKSLGLTVMEKTLAEYEKKNGTKVQISYFGENDRRSKARLDASTRAGSYQIYYIDEANVAEFATAGWVVPLLKYLPKDADYEDFLPGRRAVASYKGVAYFAPLIGGSDFLFYRRDLLEKAGIAVPKTLDELVAAVKKLNNPPNVYGWAARGQRGSGMNVWRWAPFMLAAGGKWENNGVPTFNSPQAVKATTLYRELFKYSPPGGATYDWSNALEAFRSGKVAFMIESTPFADWMEDPKKSSVVDKVGYVRPPSPLPSAAYGHGLAISATGAKDECTRQAAGKFIAWATGKEQEQARLKDNVFSDYNRSSTIASEYFRKHVKPQIQAGLTDTTPVSRVTIWPSPEWPDIGDNLGVVLEEVFTGTRGDVQSALDEANEYATEVMQRASKRK, from the coding sequence ATGAAAATCGTTACTGCTATTGCATGGGGCGGCGTTATGTCCGCCGCCTGCCTGTCGATGTCGGCGGCCTCGGCGCAAAGCTGCTCGGTGCCCGTGCTCAAGGTGCTGGCGCAAAAAAGCCTGGGGCTGACGGTGATGGAAAAGACCCTGGCCGAGTATGAAAAGAAGAACGGCACCAAGGTGCAGATCAGCTATTTCGGCGAAAACGACCGCCGCTCGAAGGCCAGGCTCGACGCTTCGACCAGGGCCGGCTCTTACCAGATCTATTACATCGACGAAGCCAACGTGGCCGAATTCGCCACGGCCGGCTGGGTCGTTCCCCTGCTCAAATACCTGCCCAAGGACGCCGATTACGAGGACTTCCTGCCGGGCCGCCGCGCCGTCGCTTCCTACAAGGGCGTGGCGTATTTCGCGCCCCTGATCGGCGGCAGCGACTTCCTGTTCTACCGCCGCGACTTGCTGGAAAAGGCCGGCATCGCCGTGCCCAAGACGCTCGACGAACTGGTCGCCGCCGTGAAAAAACTGAATAATCCGCCCAATGTTTACGGCTGGGCGGCGCGCGGTCAGCGCGGCTCGGGCATGAATGTCTGGCGCTGGGCGCCGTTCATGCTGGCCGCCGGCGGCAAATGGGAAAACAATGGCGTGCCCACTTTCAATTCGCCGCAGGCCGTCAAGGCGACCACCCTGTACCGCGAGCTGTTCAAGTATTCGCCGCCGGGCGGCGCCACTTACGACTGGAGCAATGCGCTCGAAGCATTCAGGTCCGGCAAGGTGGCCTTCATGATCGAGTCGACGCCGTTCGCCGACTGGATGGAAGACCCGAAAAAATCCTCGGTGGTCGACAAGGTCGGCTATGTGCGCCCGCCATCGCCGCTGCCGTCGGCCGCTTACGGCCACGGCCTGGCCATCTCCGCCACGGGCGCGAAGGATGAATGCACGCGCCAGGCGGCCGGCAAGTTCATCGCCTGGGCCACGGGCAAGGAGCAGGAACAGGCGCGCCTGAAGGACAACGTCTTCAGCGACTACAACCGCAGCAGCACCATCGCCAGCGAGTACTTCCGCAAGCACGTCAAGCCGCAGATCCAGGCGGGCCTGACGGACACCACGCCGGTCTCGCGCGTCACCATCTGGCCCAGCCCCGAGTGGCCGGACATCGGCGACAACCTGGGCGTCGTGTTGGAGGAGGTGTTTACGGGCACGCGCGGCGACGTGCAGAGCGCGCTCGATGAGGCCAACGAGTACGCCACCGAAGTGATGCAGCGGGCTAGTAAACGCAAATAA
- a CDS encoding carbohydrate ABC transporter permease, with translation MPHSIRKKRHTWLPAVFLTLPLLVLLILGLVPSIAAINLALQNRVLRYSDSEYVGLANFLRLFGDRRFLNAVQVSAIWEVVTVAGSLVVGVLLAVFLFERIKGRTRDLLALLLIVPVLLPRVSAAFIWKFMYSPLMGILNWLLECVGLGGSALLSDPATALYAVALVDIWQWGLFFGAVILKLLETLPTEPLEAARLDYAGTLQVYAYIALPMLKVPIMSLVFIKMVESLRSFDLIYVMTKGGPGIATETLDMYAYAQGIGLMGKVSYASSMAVLMMLATTIIFTLLWKRVAKWEN, from the coding sequence ATGCCACACTCCATCCGTAAAAAACGCCATACCTGGCTGCCGGCCGTGTTTCTCACCCTGCCGCTGCTGGTCCTGCTGATCCTGGGCCTGGTGCCCAGCATCGCCGCCATCAACCTGGCCTTGCAAAACCGCGTGCTGCGCTACAGCGACAGCGAGTACGTGGGCTTGGCCAATTTTCTCCGCCTGTTCGGCGACCGCCGCTTCCTCAATGCCGTGCAGGTGTCGGCCATCTGGGAAGTGGTCACCGTGGCCGGCTCGCTGGTCGTCGGCGTGCTGCTGGCCGTGTTCCTGTTCGAGAGGATCAAGGGCCGCACGCGCGATCTTCTCGCCCTGCTGCTGATCGTGCCGGTGCTGCTGCCGCGCGTCTCGGCCGCCTTCATCTGGAAGTTCATGTATTCGCCCCTGATGGGCATTTTGAACTGGCTGCTCGAATGCGTGGGCCTGGGCGGCAGCGCCTTGCTGTCCGACCCCGCCACGGCGCTGTATGCGGTGGCGCTGGTCGACATCTGGCAGTGGGGCCTGTTCTTCGGCGCCGTCATCCTGAAACTGCTGGAGACGCTGCCCACCGAACCGCTGGAAGCGGCGCGCCTCGATTACGCCGGCACCCTGCAGGTGTATGCGTATATCGCGCTGCCGATGCTGAAGGTGCCCATCATGAGCCTGGTGTTCATCAAGATGGTCGAGTCGCTGCGTTCCTTTGACCTGATCTACGTGATGACCAAGGGCGGCCCCGGCATCGCCACCGAAACGCTGGACATGTATGCGTATGCGCAAGGCATCGGCCTGATGGGCAAGGTCTCGTATGCGTCCAGCATGGCCGTGCTGATGATGCTGGCCACGACCATCATCTTTACTTTACTCTGGAAGCGGGTCGCCAAATGGGAAAACTGA
- a CDS encoding carbohydrate ABC transporter permease — protein MGKLTMTRGLGAVATTAVTTLIVLVALFPILWAVLNSFKELMDIVTPVPRFFFSPTLANYQQVLASPEVLTGLGNSVAIVGLAVLAGAVLGVPAAYAIARYPIPAKKDIQFFLLSLRFLPPVAVAIPLISIWIDLGLYDSRLSMVVTYLLVTLSTIIWLSIPAFARIPKEIEEAAALDGYSPYQVFWHVALPVASKTLMGGIVFSFVLVWNELMIALALTSSKSMTLPVVASAFTSMGQEVPWGVVNASTVLLALPPLLFVGILGRLLNSMLKHK, from the coding sequence ATGGGAAAACTGACTATGACGCGCGGCCTGGGCGCCGTCGCCACCACCGCCGTCACCACCTTGATCGTGCTGGTGGCGCTGTTTCCCATCCTGTGGGCCGTGCTCAATTCCTTCAAGGAGCTGATGGACATCGTCACGCCCGTGCCGCGCTTTTTCTTCAGCCCGACGCTGGCCAATTACCAGCAGGTGCTGGCCAGCCCGGAAGTGCTGACGGGCCTGGGCAACAGCGTGGCCATCGTCGGCCTGGCCGTGCTTGCCGGCGCCGTGCTGGGCGTGCCGGCCGCGTATGCGATCGCCCGCTATCCGATCCCGGCGAAGAAGGATATCCAGTTCTTCCTGCTCTCCCTGCGCTTCCTGCCGCCGGTCGCCGTCGCCATTCCCCTGATCTCGATCTGGATCGACCTGGGCCTGTACGACTCGCGCCTGTCGATGGTGGTGACGTATCTGCTGGTGACCCTGTCGACCATCATCTGGCTGTCGATTCCCGCCTTTGCCCGTATCCCGAAAGAGATCGAGGAGGCGGCGGCGCTGGACGGCTACAGCCCTTACCAGGTGTTCTGGCACGTGGCCCTGCCGGTGGCCTCGAAGACCCTGATGGGCGGCATCGTCTTCAGCTTCGTGCTGGTCTGGAATGAGCTGATGATCGCGCTGGCGCTCACCTCGTCGAAAAGCATGACCCTGCCCGTGGTGGCGTCGGCGTTTACCTCGATGGGCCAGGAAGTGCCGTGGGGCGTGGTGAACGCGTCCACCGTGCTGCTGGCGCTGCCGCCACTGCTGTTCGTCGGCATCCTGGGGCGGCTGCTCAACTCCATGCTCAAACATAAATAA
- a CDS encoding NAD(P)-dependent alcohol dehydrogenase yields the protein MQALVLEQAEKITLRDIDMPLVVGARDVKIKIHTVGICGSDVHYFKHGKIGPFAVEAPMVLGHEASGVVAEVGAEVTHLTVGDRVCMEPGVPRFDSPATMRGLYNLDPAVRFWATPPIHGCLTPYVVHPAAFTFKLPDDVSFGEGAIVEPLAIGLQAAKKAAIKPGDVAVVIGAGTIGAMTALAALAGGCSRVILADLVPEKLALFADNPAVTTLDVRHASLFDSVRELTQGWGADIVFEASGSMRAYDNIIDLLCPNGCLVLVGMPPENVPFDVVAIQAKEARIESVFRYANIFPRAIALLASGKIDVKPFISRTFDFADGVRAFEEAAKGHPRDVKIQIELAGD from the coding sequence ATGCAAGCACTCGTACTGGAACAGGCGGAAAAAATCACCTTGCGCGACATCGACATGCCGCTCGTCGTCGGCGCGCGCGACGTGAAAATCAAGATACACACGGTGGGCATCTGCGGCAGCGATGTACATTACTTTAAACATGGCAAAATAGGCCCCTTCGCCGTCGAAGCGCCGATGGTGCTCGGCCACGAAGCTTCCGGCGTGGTGGCCGAAGTGGGCGCGGAAGTCACGCACCTGACAGTGGGCGACCGCGTGTGCATGGAACCGGGCGTGCCGCGGTTCGATTCGCCAGCCACCATGCGCGGCCTGTACAACCTGGACCCGGCCGTGCGCTTTTGGGCCACGCCGCCCATCCATGGCTGCCTCACGCCGTATGTGGTGCACCCGGCCGCGTTCACCTTCAAACTGCCCGATGACGTCAGCTTCGGCGAAGGCGCCATCGTCGAACCGCTGGCCATCGGCCTGCAGGCGGCCAAGAAGGCGGCCATCAAGCCGGGCGACGTGGCCGTGGTGATCGGCGCCGGCACCATCGGCGCGATGACTGCGCTGGCGGCGCTGGCGGGCGGCTGCTCGCGCGTGATCCTGGCCGACCTGGTGCCGGAAAAACTGGCGCTGTTCGCCGATAATCCGGCCGTGACCACGCTCGACGTGCGGCATGCCAGCCTGTTTGATAGCGTGCGCGAGCTGACGCAAGGCTGGGGCGCCGACATCGTCTTCGAGGCCAGCGGCAGCATGCGCGCCTACGACAACATCATCGACCTGCTGTGCCCCAACGGCTGCCTGGTACTGGTCGGCATGCCGCCCGAAAATGTCCCTTTTGACGTCGTCGCCATCCAGGCCAAGGAAGCGCGCATCGAGTCCGTGTTCCGCTACGCGAACATCTTCCCGCGCGCCATCGCGCTGCTGGCCTCGGGCAAGATCGACGTGAAGCCCTTCATCTCGCGCACCTTCGACTTCGCCGACGGCGTGCGGGCGTTCGAGGAGGCGGCCAAGGGCCACCCGCGCGACGTCAAGATACAAATTGAACTGGCGGGAGACTGA
- a CDS encoding ABC transporter ATP-binding protein: MANIACRQLHKTYDHKTAVLQPFDLEIDDGEFIVLLGPSGCGKSTLLRMVAGLEDISGGELLIGGAVVNDLPPRERNVAMVFQNYALYPHMTVYDNIAFGLRRLKVPNDEIERRVREVAAILSLDSLLDRKPRAMSGGQQQRTAIARAMIKTPQVFLFDEPLSNLDAKLRAQLRADIKRLHRRLRTTTLYVTHDQLEAMTLADRVVLMKGGHIEQIGTPAQLYNHPRTLFAAGFIGTPAMNFIDGVIESDGARTLLICSGYRWPLTSPRFAALKSGTRVVFGLRPNHLRAATPQDQQPGGGASHGLACVIDLVELLGAEALISFQCGALTLSALLPANAANSAAQVGQMLALAFDEEHIHLFDADTELALAVSAEVLE, translated from the coding sequence ATGGCAAATATCGCCTGCAGGCAGTTGCACAAGACTTATGACCACAAGACCGCGGTGCTGCAGCCGTTCGACCTGGAGATAGACGACGGCGAGTTCATCGTCCTGCTGGGGCCATCGGGCTGCGGCAAATCGACCTTGCTGCGCATGGTCGCGGGACTGGAAGACATCAGCGGCGGCGAGCTGCTGATCGGCGGGGCCGTCGTCAACGACTTGCCGCCGCGCGAGCGCAATGTGGCGATGGTATTCCAGAACTACGCGCTGTATCCGCACATGACGGTGTACGACAATATCGCCTTCGGCCTGCGCCGCCTGAAGGTGCCGAACGACGAGATCGAGCGCCGCGTGCGCGAGGTGGCGGCCATCCTCAGCCTGGACAGCCTGCTTGATCGCAAGCCGCGCGCCATGTCGGGCGGCCAGCAGCAGCGCACGGCCATCGCGCGCGCCATGATCAAGACGCCGCAGGTATTCCTGTTCGATGAACCGCTGTCGAACCTGGACGCCAAGCTGCGCGCGCAGCTGCGCGCCGACATCAAGCGCTTGCACCGCCGCCTGCGCACCACCACCCTGTACGTGACGCACGACCAGTTGGAAGCCATGACCCTGGCCGACCGCGTGGTGCTGATGAAAGGCGGGCATATCGAGCAGATCGGCACGCCGGCCCAGTTGTACAACCATCCGCGCACCCTGTTCGCGGCCGGCTTCATCGGCACGCCGGCCATGAATTTCATCGACGGCGTGATCGAGAGCGACGGCGCGCGCACCCTGCTCATTTGCTCCGGCTATCGCTGGCCATTGACGTCGCCCCGTTTCGCGGCGCTCAAGTCGGGCACGCGGGTGGTGTTCGGCTTGCGCCCGAATCACTTGCGCGCCGCCACGCCGCAGGATCAGCAGCCTGGCGGCGGCGCAAGCCATGGCCTGGCGTGCGTGATCGACCTGGTGGAATTGCTGGGTGCGGAAGCGCTGATCAGCTTCCAGTGCGGCGCACTGACCCTGTCGGCGCTGCTGCCGGCGAACGCCGCCAACAGCGCGGCCCAGGTGGGCCAGATGCTGGCGCTGGCCTTCGACGAAGAACACATCCATCTGTTCGATGCCGACACCGAGCTGGCCCTGGCGGTAAGTGCTGAAGTATTAGAATAG
- a CDS encoding AraC family transcriptional regulator, which translates to MTPDLELIHKPIHESFRAWAHGYPHVVAKWHFHPEYELHIITTSTGKFFVGDHIGSYAPGNLVLTGPNLPHNWVSELAEGVSLPARDLVLQFSGEFIDRCALLFPEMGPLKTLLGEAGRGLQFPDALGLRLAPLMFELTTAQGPRRVELFARLFGELCDCRERRPLASVTYLAQAGRYMSSTINLVLAYIKQNITLDFCEQDVADVAEMNTLKFTRFFRKHTGTSFIHYVNQERIALACELLMNTDMKVTDICYRTGFNNLSNFNRQFLAHKRMSPSKFRSCLHMNMPESFP; encoded by the coding sequence GTGACGCCTGACCTGGAACTGATCCACAAACCGATACACGAATCGTTTCGCGCGTGGGCGCACGGCTATCCGCATGTGGTGGCGAAATGGCATTTCCATCCCGAGTACGAACTGCACATCATCACCACGTCGACCGGCAAGTTCTTTGTTGGCGACCATATCGGCAGTTACGCGCCGGGCAACCTGGTGCTGACGGGGCCGAACCTGCCGCACAATTGGGTCAGCGAGCTGGCCGAGGGCGTGAGCCTGCCCGCGCGCGACCTGGTGCTGCAGTTTTCCGGTGAATTCATCGACCGCTGCGCGCTGCTGTTCCCGGAAATGGGGCCCCTGAAAACCCTGCTGGGCGAGGCGGGCAGGGGCTTGCAGTTTCCCGACGCGCTGGGCTTGCGCCTGGCGCCGCTGATGTTCGAGCTGACGACGGCGCAAGGCCCGCGCCGGGTGGAACTGTTCGCGCGCCTGTTCGGCGAGCTGTGCGACTGCCGCGAACGCCGACCTCTGGCCAGCGTCACCTATCTGGCGCAGGCGGGGCGCTACATGTCATCGACCATCAACCTGGTGCTGGCGTATATCAAGCAGAACATCACGCTCGATTTTTGCGAGCAGGACGTGGCCGACGTGGCGGAAATGAACACGCTCAAGTTCACGCGTTTCTTCCGCAAGCATACGGGCACCTCCTTCATCCATTACGTGAACCAGGAGCGCATCGCGCTGGCCTGCGAGCTGCTGATGAATACCGACATGAAGGTCACCGATATCTGCTACCGCACGGGCTTTAACAATCTGTCCAATTTCAACCGCCAGTTCCTGGCCCACAAGCGGATGTCGCCGTCGAAATTTCGCTCCTGCCTGCACATGAACATGCCCGAGTCCTTCCCCTGA